The genomic stretch TGCTAGAGGGATACGTATCCATGCACTTGATGGAGCACCAAACTGGGCTACGCTTAAAGGTGCTACATATCAAACGAATTTATTTTATTGGTTGAAAGCATATCAGGCCACTGCATCAGAGCTTCAAAAATTTAGCGGTGTTCACCTAGATATTGAGCCATATCTCCACTCTGGATGGACAAACAACTATCAGAATACAATTGCTTTTTATCAGGATCGATTAACAGATGGAAAAGCACGGTCCAAAGAGCTCGGTCTATCATTTGGAGTAGACACACCCTTCTGGTTTGATGAACAAACGTATCAAAATCGATATGGAAAAGGGAATTTGGCTGAATGGATTATTCAAATAGCTGATGTGACGACAATGATGGCTTATCGAGATCGTGCTGATGGAGGGAATGGGATTATTGCGCTTGTTCGTAATGAAATAGCATTCGCTGAACAGTATGATAAAAAAATTTCTATCGGTGTAGAGACGGGAGAAGCGTCAGAAGCTTCCTACATTACATTTTTTGAAGAAGGAGAAGCCAAAATGACTGAAGAGCTTCGCATAGTGAAAACAGCGTATGAGAATTCAACAGCTGTAGAAGGTTTTTCTATTCATTATCTCGATAGTTGGATGGCATTAAAACCATAGGAAAGTAAAAACCCCGGGAATTGTCCGGGGGTTTTTCTATTTCTTATGACAAAATTTCTTTTACACGACCAACTTGTCCATCTTCAAGACGTACCTTAATACCGTGTGGGTGAGTTGGAGACTTTGTTAAAATATCTTTCACAATTCCACGTGTTGTTTTACCTGAACGCTGATCTTGTTTCAAGACGATATCAACGGTTTTCCCAGGTGCTATATTACTCCGATTCTGTCCGTTCATGTTTACCCTCTTCCTCTGTCGTTTTGTGCCGATGCTCCTCTGGCAACGGATCGACAGTATGTTTGACGCTGTATCCCTTTGATACAGCTATTCCAAAAGCAGCGGCAATGACAATTGTCATAATGATTACAACGATAATTGTAATAATGATAACCATCCCCGAACTCCTTTCCGTGATGTCTGATTTCACTTTACCATGATTTGCTCGGTTAAGATAGAACAGGCACTAACCATATATGTGACACGTTCTATCATCTAACTAGGACTCAGGTCTTATGCAAAGATATAGCTCTAGCTCATTATGAAAGACAGTGCAAGAAGATAGAATAAGGATATGAAAGGAGGCGATTATGATGAAGAAAGCAGGCTTGTTGTTAGTAGGGGTTATTGCTGCAGTTGTCTTACTATCGAACCTTGGCTCGTTAGTAGGAATGATCATTAGCCTCGGTATCTTATACGTAGCTGCTAAGAAATTCCTTCAAACGGATTCAACATCAGGAAAAGTCATTTGGGGAATCATAGGGTTCATTGCTTTAAGCACGGCTGTAGCAAATATGCCAGCTATTCTTGGGCTTGTAGCAATCTACATCCTCTATGTTATTTATAAGAAGTGGGATGAACAAGATAAAAAAGACGCAGATGATCCGTTCACCAATTTTGAAAAGCAGTGGGATGAACTTAAACGAAGCTAATAAAGGAGAGAATAAGATATGGCTAATTTACTTACGCGCATCAAAAATTCAATTGAAGCTGATTTTCATAGTATTCTTGATCAGAAGGAGCAGAAAAATCCAATTTCGTTGTTAAATCACTATCTCAGACAATGTGAACGAGAAGTGGAAAAGGCAGGGAAACTCGTTGAGCGACAATCAACGCTTCTAGGTGAGTTTAGAAGAGAACTTGATAAGTCAAGAAAAAATGCGGAGAAGCGTGCAGGACAAGCTGTTCTAGCTAGTGAGGCTGGCGAAACAGATTTGTACGAGTTTGCTAAACAGGAGCAGGTTCAGTACGAAGAACGAGCAGATCGGTTATCGGAATCAATGGATGAAGCAGGACTTGAACTTAAACGACTCGAACAAAAACATGAGAAGATGAAACATAAGCTAAAAGATATGTCGCTCAAACGTCTGGAATTAATGGGTAAAGAGAATAGTGTAAGAGCCCATCACAAAATGGACGTGATTCTTGAAGAGAGTCTACTTAACAAACCATTTAATCGATTTGATGAGATGGAGACGTATATTGATAAATTAGAGAAAAAGGTGAATCGAGATTACTATGTTTCGAGTATGGACGTTCGATTTCACGATTTAGAAAAAAAGGTAAAAGCGCAAGAAGCTCATTAAAAAAGAAATAATGGTATTCTAAAAGAGGCGCTTGCGCCTTTTTTAGTGATGAGTCGGATCATACGGAAGCAAGGAGGTACACCGATGTGGAAAAATTTAAATAGTGACACGGTTAAAGGGCTTTTAATTATTGGAGTCATTCTAATACTGCTAGAAGTTTCTTTAAATGGTGGCCTTCTATTCTTATTAATTTTATCCGGCGTATTGATTTATATGGGAAGAAAACGTTTGCCACAAACTTCCGGAAAGTTATTTCTGGGAGGGGGTATTTTCTTTTTTGTTACGACGGTAATGAATATGGTCGTTGTAAAGTTTTTTCTTCTCGTATTGTTAGTATATCTTGGGTTTCAACTCTATCAGTCAAAACAAAAACCTAAAAAAATCCGTCCTGTTTTAGAAAAACCTGAACATGTGAAAGAAGGTCTTGTTCATCAACAGCCGATTTTTCAAAATAGGTGGGTTGGAAAACAAAAGACACATGAACATGTGTATGAATGGAACGATGTGAACATCCAGGCTGGTTTTGGAGAAACAGTCATTGATTTAAGCTATACTGTTCTTCCGAAAGGCGAATCCATCATTTTGATTCGTAACATCGTGGGCAACATCCAAGTGCTTGTGCCGTATGAACTTGAAGTTAGTATTCAACATTCATCTATGTTCGGAT from Bacillus sp. Cs-700 encodes the following:
- a CDS encoding YwbE family protein, which translates into the protein MNGQNRSNIAPGKTVDIVLKQDQRSGKTTRGIVKDILTKSPTHPHGIKVRLEDGQVGRVKEILS
- a CDS encoding amidase, whose protein sequence is MKKVPVAVVILFFVLSYFVQSIVLSDGKAEAIEMDTSLATWIWNTRDIETKPEEILQFMEEQQVSDAYLQINRSIIASSYHTFIERATARGIRIHALDGAPNWATLKGATYQTNLFYWLKAYQATASELQKFSGVHLDIEPYLHSGWTNNYQNTIAFYQDRLTDGKARSKELGLSFGVDTPFWFDEQTYQNRYGKGNLAEWIIQIADVTTMMAYRDRADGGNGIIALVRNEIAFAEQYDKKISIGVETGEASEASYITFFEEGEAKMTEELRIVKTAYENSTAVEGFSIHYLDSWMALKP
- the ytzI gene encoding YtzI protein; this translates as MVIIITIIVVIIMTIVIAAAFGIAVSKGYSVKHTVDPLPEEHRHKTTEEEGKHERTESE
- a CDS encoding flagellar basal body rod protein — protein: MMKKAGLLLVGVIAAVVLLSNLGSLVGMIISLGILYVAAKKFLQTDSTSGKVIWGIIGFIALSTAVANMPAILGLVAIYILYVIYKKWDEQDKKDADDPFTNFEKQWDELKRS
- the liaF gene encoding cell wall-active antibiotics response protein LiaF, with protein sequence MWKNLNSDTVKGLLIIGVILILLEVSLNGGLLFLLILSGVLIYMGRKRLPQTSGKLFLGGGIFFFVTTVMNMVVVKFFLLVLLVYLGFQLYQSKQKPKKIRPVLEKPEHVKEGLVHQQPIFQNRWVGKQKTHEHVYEWNDVNIQAGFGETVIDLSYTVLPKGESIILIRNIVGNIQVLVPYELEVSIQHSSMFGSATIFAHEEPGLFNKVLSYKTSGYEEASEKVKLVTSMFAGDLEVKRV
- a CDS encoding PspA/IM30 family protein; amino-acid sequence: MANLLTRIKNSIEADFHSILDQKEQKNPISLLNHYLRQCEREVEKAGKLVERQSTLLGEFRRELDKSRKNAEKRAGQAVLASEAGETDLYEFAKQEQVQYEERADRLSESMDEAGLELKRLEQKHEKMKHKLKDMSLKRLELMGKENSVRAHHKMDVILEESLLNKPFNRFDEMETYIDKLEKKVNRDYYVSSMDVRFHDLEKKVKAQEAH